The Planctellipticum variicoloris DNA window TCTCGGCCTGCGGCCAGTCGAGCTCGATCCGGCGCGGCAGCACCACCCCGGTCTGCGGGTCGATGAAGTGTTCCCCCAGCCGGGCGGAGGCGATGATTTTTCCGTTGCGGGCAGAATCCCACAGCGTGTGTTCCCGGACGAGTCCGCGGCAGAGATCCACGACAACGATCTGGCGGACCTGCCAGCCGTTGTTCAGGACGTGGTCCGACACAAGCTGCACGGTTCCCGGTTGCATCCCGGGCTGCAGCCGCAATTGCTGAAAATCGTACGGCGACAGTCCGAAGGCTTCCATCAGCCACTGCGGTTCGAACGGCAGGTTGAGCTGCCGGACCGCCAGATCGGCGTCTTCGTGCCTGGCGTAATACACGTGGGGCTGTTTGTTCTGCTTAGCCCAGAACCAGAAGAGATGTTCGTTGGAGCCCAGGTCGACTTCGGTGCCGCCGATCGAATTGACCATCAGCCGAAGGCGTCGCCCCTTCTGAACGGCCAGGTCTCCGTTGAGAGGAAACGGAATCCCTTTGACTCGGATTCCGACTCCGTGGGCGCGCCAGGACTGCAGGCGATCGACGTTCTGATTCAGGTGGGCGACGACTTGTTCGACGGTGGCGTCGGGCGGGAGTACGCAGGGCTGGCTGGCGAACGGGTCTGCCGGTCCGCGCAGCCACGAGCGCATCGACGTGCATCCTGGTAGAAACACGAGGCCCATCGCGGCGGCTGAGCGGAGGGCCGCGCGCCGGCTGATCCGTGAAACGCCGGCGTCATCGCTCCCTGGGCACGCGTGCATCAGCTCCACTCCGCCGCCAGGTGAGTCCGCAGCTCCTGCTGCAATTGCTGTGTTTCGGGGGCGGGGAGCCGGAGGTTGGGCACCTCGAACGACCCTTCGCCGTGGAGACCGGCGAGAACGAGAATTTCTTCCCCGTCCTCTCCGCGTGCGTCGTCGAGCCTCAGTTTGCGATATTTCAGCAACAGGATCGCCAGCACATAACGCAGCCTGTCGTGAACCGGACTGGCTTCTTCGCTGAGCTGTTCGAAGTACCGCATCAGCGGTTCGGGATCCAGGCGAGCCTGACCAGCGGTTGGATCGGCCGGAACCGTCGACGTCCAGTGGCCGATGACCTCCGGCGGCGGCCCCTGCCAGCCTTCTTCAGAAAAGTCGAGCCGCAGCAGTTCGCCATCCTTCTCCACGACCACGGAGTGGCAGACCGAGCCCGGCGTCAGCGGACGGCCGGTCCCTGCGCAGGTCTTTCCAAGTGGTTTGAGGTGGTAGTCCATGGCCCCCGCCGGTGGAATCCAGTTTCATGGCGGGCCGTGTTGTAGGTTCTCAAGACGCCAGCAGCAAGAGGAATCGCCAGCGTGAAACGCGAGGCGAACCCGCGGTCGCGTGTTCGGTCTATTCGAGCTGGAACAGGACTGCTACAACCTCGCGGTTCGCATCGGCCCCGCGCCTCACGCCGCGAGTCCGATCGAAAACGAAGTCGGGTCGAGAAGGCGATTTTCATGGTCATGCGATGGCGGCTGGTGGCCGCGTATCTGGCCGCCTGGGTGACGGTCTCCAGTGCAGCCAGTCTCCCCGGTCAGGACGATCCGTTTCTGGTCGGCGACGGGGTGGGCGGGACGTTCGTCACACACCCGGAGCTACTCACGGACGACTCCGTCCGCGGCTCGTGGCTGGACTCGGTCCGCGAGGACTTTCGTCCGCAGGATTTTCCCGACGAGCCCTGGGGATGGCACCTGCTCCCCGAGGGGTTGCTGTATAAGTCGTATATCGCGGGCGAAAAAGAACCGCGGATGTCGACAGCGTTTCTGCACGAGACCGGCGGAGAAACGCTGTGGGACAGTGCGCTGGGCGGGCGAGTTGGTCTGGCGCGTTTCGGGACAGCGCGAGGCATTCAGCCCGAGGGCTTTCAGATCGACGTCGAAGGAGCCGCGCTGCTGCGAATGCAGCCTCAGGAAGAACGGGACGTCATGTCGGTCGACTTTCGAGCGGGCGTCCCCCTGACCTACCGCGAAGGGCCGTTCCAGGCCAAACTCGCCTACTATCACATCAGTTCGCACGTGGGGGACGAGTACCTGATCAAGAATCCTGGCTACGTGCGGAATAACTACAGCCGCGACGCGTTTGTGCTTGGCGGCGGCTGGTTCCCGATCGATCCGCTACGACTGTACGCGGAGGTCGGCTGGTCGTTCTATGGCACGGGCGGCGATAAACCGTGGGAGTTCCAGACAGGTTTCGAATGGAGTTCGAACCGGCCGACAGGAATCCGCGGGGAGCCCTATCTGGCGGTCAACGCCCAATTTCGGGAGACGGTCGACTGGAACGGCTCCATCAACGTCATGGCCGGCTGGCAGTGGCGCGGTCGCGAGAGCGATCACGTCTTTCGGGCGGGAATGCAATACTTCAACGGCCCGAATTCCCAGTACGTCTTTCTGAACGACCACCAGCAACTGATCGGGGCGGGGATTCGCTACGACTATTAGCGATCTTCGAAACGATCAGGACTGGGCCGGCAAAGCCAGCGAGGCCGCTGACGATTCCGTGTCGATCAGCATATACATGGCGACCAGTTCGGAAATCCGTGCGCCTCCGAGCTTACGGAGAATCGCCGAGCGGTGGGCATCCACCGTCCGCGACGAAATCCCCAGCTCAAAACCGATTTCCTTGCTGATCTGCCCCTTGATAATACAGCGCAGGACTTCGTGCTCGCGCGGCGACAGACAGGCGAACCGGTCCCGCCACTGCTCGATCTGACGGCTTCGTTCGGCACGTTCCAACTCGCTCCGCCAAGCCGACTGCAACGCCTCAAGCATGACCTGCGCGTTGGGGGGTTTCAGCAGAAAATCGTCGGCGCCCGCCTTGATGGCTGCAACGGCGTCGGCAATGGTTCCATCTTCGGCGAGCGCCAGCACTGGCTGACGGTAACCGCGTTGGCGGAGCATCTTCATGGATGCGCCGGCTTCGCCGCGCGGCATGTCCATCGCCACGCAGCCGCGCTCATTCTGCCCGACTTCGGCTAGAAACTGGGCGAGACGGTCGAAGCCTGAAACCTGTCCGCCGACGCTGCCGACCAGCCCAGCCAGCCAGGCCCGCAGCTCTCGATCGCCGTCAATCAGAAAGATGACTGGCTGCACGGAGAACACTTGCGGCGCTGCCGCCGCGTCAGAACGTAATGCGTGAGAACGGCTTGCGGCGATCATCATCCGGGACCCTCGGAATGCGGAAAGCGACCTTGTCACTCTCTAACTGCCGGCCGAATGTCATTTTTTTCAGAAAACGATGAGATTCGGGCAACTTTGTGCGGAATTCCCGTCGACTGACGCTTTCAGCTTTGTAAAAAAAGATATGGAGAGCCGTTCGTCGTCCGACGTGTTCGCGTGTTCCGGGGCGTTAATCCCATCGCGTGCGGTGGTTGATTGTCAGTCACTGGGACTTGAACAAGACAGCGGCGATAGAACGATTTGTGGGCGCCTTACGATGTCTGAATTTCTCGAAAACGCAGGGCATGAGCCAACGTTGATGAGCGGGCACGAGCAGTTTCCGACCACCGTCGCATCTCTGTTAAATGCGCTGCACAACCAACAGGATTCCGCCGCGTGGCGCCAGTTCTCCAGTCGATATGCCGACGTTCTGGTCTGCTATTGCCGCCGACGCGGGCTTCAGCAGGCGGATGCCGAGGACATTTCGCAACAGGTGCTGTTTGCAGTCAGTCGTCAGATTTCGAACTTCCAGCAGCAGCCTGATCGCGGACTGTTCCGGTCCTGGCTGGCAACGATTGCGATTCGCGCGATCTGGAAGCAGCGGCGGCAGTCGTGCCGGACTTCGGCAGGGTCGCTGCAGGACTGCGAACAACTGGCCGAGCCGAGCTGTCAATCGTGGCTGGCGGATTTTAACGCGGCGGTGCTCGATGCCAGTCTGAATCGAATCTGTCCCGAGTTCACCGCTGAGGAATGGACGGCGTTCTGCCGCGTCTGGCAGGCCGACGAGCCTTGCTTGGAGGTTGCCGCCGACATCTGCAAATCGGCAAGTTGGGTCTATCGGACGAAGTACCGCATCCTGGACCGTCTGAAACGCGAGATCGCAGTTCTGGCGGAAGATTCGGCAATTCTCTCGAGTTGAGTCCTGGCGGTAGCGATGGGAATTGCCCTTCGCAGCCAGAAACTAGCGAGGAAGGCGTCCAGGATGCCCTCAGCGGAAACGGGAATTCCGGCGGACGACTCTTCCGCGGAGTGTCCGACGGAGGACGTCCTTCGGCGATTTCTGGCAGGCCAAATTGCCCCAGAAGAGGAAATGGCCTGCAGCCTGCATCTCGACCATTGCCGGCACTGCCAGCGCCGCGCTGAGGAGGCCACTCACCGCGATGCCTGGTCTGGCAAACTGGAATGGCTCCCCTCCACCGCCGACTTGCCGATCCTTGGGTCGACCCCGGGAAGTGAACCAAGTCTGTTTTTGACGCCGCCGCCACCGGTGCTTGTGACTTCGGATACAAATATCGGTCTCGGCCCGAGTTCTGCCGGCAGGCCGGTCGACGGATCGGGATCGACAGGTCTAATTCCGCGATGGCGGGAACTTGAGCAACGGTTTGAAATTCGTGAGACCGTCGGCATCGGCGGCTGCGGGACGGTCTTTCGCGCCTGGGATCGGAGCCTCCACCGGTTGGTCGCGCTGAAAGTCCCGCATTGGCCGCTGTTTGTGCAGGAAGGAATCCGCCAACGCTTCGCCGTGGAGGCCCGGGCGGCGGCCCGTTTGAGCCACCCCAATATCGTCCCGATTTTCGAGGCGCAGATCGATGCCGAGGTCTGTTTCCTGGCGTCGGAATTTGTCGAAGGGCAGTCGCTTGCGGCGTGGCTTGCTGAGCGGCGCACCTCTCAGCATTCAATCGCTTGTCGACTTGCGGCGGCGTTAGTGCGCGAGCTCGCTTTCGGGGTGGAAGTCGCACACTCGCAGGGAATTCTCCATCGCGATCTGAAACCTGCGAATGTGCTGCTCGACTCTTCACGAAGTCAGGACGAACTGCCGTTTGTGCCGCGGATCACAGATTTCGGACTGGCCCGCCTGTCGGAAGAGGCCGGTCCGACAACCGTCGAAGGGAGCGTCATCGGCTCGCTGCCTTATATGTCGCCAGAACAGGCCGCCGGAGGGGGCAGGCGTCTCGGCTTCGGATGCGACATTTATCCGCTCGGAGTCATTTTGTATGAGGCCCTGACGGGGCGTCTCCCCATTCTCGGAACCAGCCCGGCGGATCTGTTGCAGAGAATCGGCAGCGAGTTCCCCATGGAACCGCGCCGTCTGAGGCCTGAGATCCCCGCCGACCTGCAGGCGATCTGTCTGAAGTGTCTGGAGAAGCGCCCACAGGATCGCTATCTCACGGCCCGCGAACTTGCCGCAGATCTGTCGAGATTCCTTGCCGGCGAAACCGTCGTCGCCCGCTGCCCTTCCATGCCGGAACAACTGATCCGGTGGATCCGTCGCCATCCGACGGCGACGACCGTGGTCGCCGCGAATTTCGTGGCTTTGACTGCAGTCGCAATCGTTCTGGCCGTGGCCAATCGCCAGCTCAACACGTTGAATCAGAATCTGGAAGCTGCAGTACAACTGCAGCGGGAAGCGGTTCGCCGGGCTGACGAGCTGCGCGCGGTTTCCGACACACAAAAGATCGAGGCACTTGAAAAGCTCTATATCGCTCAGGTGCGCCGCGCCTCCAACGCCTGGCGAGACCGTGATCTTCCGGAGCTGACGCTGATCGTCGGCCAACTGGACCAGCCTGAGTTTCAGTCCTTTCGCAGCCTGGAGTGGGCCTGGCTCAGGTCCCGTCAGGACAGTCCGTATCGAGAAATCACCCGTCTGCCGTCCGCCGTCTATTCGGTCTGCCTGGCAGGCTCGGGAAACCGTCTGGCCGTGACCGGAAAGGACGCGGTTGTGCGCCTGGTCGATTTCCATTCGGGCGCAATTGTGAACGAATGGTTCACGGAGCAGCGCGAGTGCAATGACCTCGTGTTTTCCGACCACGATCGCATTCTCTGGACTACCGGCGACGACGGCTCGCTTTGCCAGTGGGACGTTGCGACTGGCCGTCGGCTGATTCGTCTGGAGGGCCATGCTCCCGAACAGGCGCACAATATCATCGCGATTCCCGAGGAGAATCTGCTGATCTCGTCTGGAACCGACGGTAAACTCCGGTGCTGGGATCTGCGAACTGGCTCCGCGGGTCGGGTGATCGATGCGCACCGCCGGGCGCTCAACGGGATGTGCCTGTTCCCGGACCGCCGCCGAATCTTCTCGCTGGGGCTGGACGACCAGGCCGCGATCTGGGAACTGCCGTCAGGGCGGCTGGAGTCGGACTGGGATCTGAGCAGCGAAAATCTGAAAGGCTTTACGATTTCCGGAGACGGCCGACGACTGGTTGCGACGATGAGCGACCGTCGCGTCGGTTTGTATGAGATCGGCAGCCGGAAGAAGCTTGCCGAAGTCCAACTGCTCGACGTGATCGACTGCCTGATCGGAGGTCCGGACGCTCGGACATTCTACGCTGCCGACCGACAGGGAGTCATTCATTCTGTCCCGGATGATCCCGAAATGTTCCGCCAGATTGCCGACAACCCTGCGGTCAGTCGAACTGCCGACGGAGTCGCCAGCCTCGTCCGAGCGCACTCGGATCGGATCTTTGACCTCCAATTGACCGCCGACGGGACCGAACTGATTTCGGCCGGCGCGGATGGACACGTCAGGTCGACGCCGGTTACGGCGCTCACGGCTGCACGCGGCACGTTCCGAGCTTCCGCCGAAGTCGACGGAGTCCACAGTCTGCCGGTTGGAACTCGGACGATCTTTTATTCCGAATCGGGATTGGGGGAACTCGACGAACGGATGCGTCCCGCGAGGCCTGGCGCAGCATTGCAGCAGCCAATCCCGGACGCCAGCTTCTTCGATGAACTGGCCGTGACTCCAAGAGGTCGCCCGGTGACCGTTGAGGTTAAGCAGGGACGCGGAGCGAACTGGCTGGTGATCCGCGATTCGGAAACTTTGCAGCCATCGCAGGTCTGGCCATTTTCCTCTCATGAT harbors:
- a CDS encoding DUF1207 domain-containing protein — protein: MVMRWRLVAAYLAAWVTVSSAASLPGQDDPFLVGDGVGGTFVTHPELLTDDSVRGSWLDSVREDFRPQDFPDEPWGWHLLPEGLLYKSYIAGEKEPRMSTAFLHETGGETLWDSALGGRVGLARFGTARGIQPEGFQIDVEGAALLRMQPQEERDVMSVDFRAGVPLTYREGPFQAKLAYYHISSHVGDEYLIKNPGYVRNNYSRDAFVLGGGWFPIDPLRLYAEVGWSFYGTGGDKPWEFQTGFEWSSNRPTGIRGEPYLAVNAQFRETVDWNGSINVMAGWQWRGRESDHVFRAGMQYFNGPNSQYVFLNDHQQLIGAGIRYDY
- a CDS encoding response regulator transcription factor — protein: MQPVIFLIDGDRELRAWLAGLVGSVGGQVSGFDRLAQFLAEVGQNERGCVAMDMPRGEAGASMKMLRQRGYRQPVLALAEDGTIADAVAAIKAGADDFLLKPPNAQVMLEALQSAWRSELERAERSRQIEQWRDRFACLSPREHEVLRCIIKGQISKEIGFELGISSRTVDAHRSAILRKLGGARISELVAMYMLIDTESSAASLALPAQS
- a CDS encoding RNA polymerase sigma factor; its protein translation is MRFGQLCAEFPSTDAFSFVKKDMESRSSSDVFACSGALIPSRAVVDCQSLGLEQDSGDRTICGRLTMSEFLENAGHEPTLMSGHEQFPTTVASLLNALHNQQDSAAWRQFSSRYADVLVCYCRRRGLQQADAEDISQQVLFAVSRQISNFQQQPDRGLFRSWLATIAIRAIWKQRRQSCRTSAGSLQDCEQLAEPSCQSWLADFNAAVLDASLNRICPEFTAEEWTAFCRVWQADEPCLEVAADICKSASWVYRTKYRILDRLKREIAVLAEDSAILSS
- a CDS encoding WD40 repeat domain-containing serine/threonine protein kinase; this encodes MACSLHLDHCRHCQRRAEEATHRDAWSGKLEWLPSTADLPILGSTPGSEPSLFLTPPPPVLVTSDTNIGLGPSSAGRPVDGSGSTGLIPRWRELEQRFEIRETVGIGGCGTVFRAWDRSLHRLVALKVPHWPLFVQEGIRQRFAVEARAAARLSHPNIVPIFEAQIDAEVCFLASEFVEGQSLAAWLAERRTSQHSIACRLAAALVRELAFGVEVAHSQGILHRDLKPANVLLDSSRSQDELPFVPRITDFGLARLSEEAGPTTVEGSVIGSLPYMSPEQAAGGGRRLGFGCDIYPLGVILYEALTGRLPILGTSPADLLQRIGSEFPMEPRRLRPEIPADLQAICLKCLEKRPQDRYLTARELAADLSRFLAGETVVARCPSMPEQLIRWIRRHPTATTVVAANFVALTAVAIVLAVANRQLNTLNQNLEAAVQLQREAVRRADELRAVSDTQKIEALEKLYIAQVRRASNAWRDRDLPELTLIVGQLDQPEFQSFRSLEWAWLRSRQDSPYREITRLPSAVYSVCLAGSGNRLAVTGKDAVVRLVDFHSGAIVNEWFTEQRECNDLVFSDHDRILWTTGDDGSLCQWDVATGRRLIRLEGHAPEQAHNIIAIPEENLLISSGTDGKLRCWDLRTGSAGRVIDAHRRALNGMCLFPDRRRIFSLGLDDQAAIWELPSGRLESDWDLSSENLKGFTISGDGRRLVATMSDRRVGLYEIGSRKKLAEVQLLDVIDCLIGGPDARTFYAADRQGVIHSVPDDPEMFRQIADNPAVSRTADGVASLVRAHSDRIFDLQLTADGTELISAGADGHVRSTPVTALTAARGTFRASAEVDGVHSLPVGTRTIFYSESGLGELDERMRPARPGAALQQPIPDASFFDELAVTPRGRPVTVEVKQGRGANWLVIRDSETLQPSQVWPFSSHDASVDGIHVDPRETLAVLRRHSWNRLQFVELATGNEQAEMAFDENLSDSAMSSQSGLLAVSVGHQVVVLDPATRLTRWSDGSPSQSIKDLRFSRDGRYLAAACSDRAIWIWDVESGKLLTRLTGHRREVNAVEFSPDGKTVISGDSSGLIKFWRLETGDQLCDLELNLPGDTCTGLEFHAISESLLIRDGEGTLTALPLRLPVRR